In Chroicocephalus ridibundus chromosome 21, bChrRid1.1, whole genome shotgun sequence, the sequence CTTGATTTTCAGACACCTACAGGTGAAATTTAGATGGCAAACATCAAAACCAAATCTGTCAGTCCTGCTCAGCCACGAAGCGAGAAAATAATCAACCCCCTCTTGCGTTCCTCAGCCTTGTTCACCTGCCTTTGCACAAGacactttcattttcactttcatCTCAGCTTTCACTTGTTCCTCATCCTGTTAAGCACAGCCTGTGGTTTTGAGAGCCCGTGGCTTGATGTGTCAACTGAAAAGCAATAAGTAGATGAAAAGGAATGACACCCTGAGAAATTTTCCTTATTActtcagctcaggaaaaaaacccagctactccctgctccccttttccCTGCCCCACCCTCAAATTCTAAGCTATTTCTCTTAAGATTTCCACACATTTTAACTGCAAGCATTGTCCTTTTGGTCCCAAGAAGGATATTACTGCAGTTATGATTGGGCAGCTCTGCCAGTCTTTGTAAGTTAAAAGCCCAGTTTAACAGAAGTGACAAAAAATTCATAGGTAAAATTGTCCctaaaactgaaatatgaaagCTGGCTGAACTCTAATTCCCCATTCTTGGGCTGGCGAGTCTTGAGAGCTGCTATTTAACAATTTGCCCTCCCCTGTAGAGGCAGATGCTGACGAACGCCAGGGTGTGCACCTTATTCTGCAAGCAGCCCATGCAGTCACAGTCGTTTTCCCAGTGACttcttcaaagggaaaaagagatTGCGGAAAACTTCACAGCGATGTTAAAACACGGTATGAAAAGATGTTAAGCAGCCTGGCTTCCTGCCAGTCTCCCTGCTGACCCTGCCTTGTCTCCCTGGGAAGCTGCCAGCCTCCGAGAAGCGATTTTGTCCATCCatctgctgcagcccccaggctctGACCTTCTCTGTGATCTGCTGTCTGGGGACGTCTCCCTGGGAGCAGCCCATTCATGCTCCCAACCCCCTGTAAATCTGCCCTTTCTAAAATAAGCCCCTCAAATATTTGCTGcgcatatatttcatttttttcccttgacagaTTGGGAACTCCTATAAATCTGCTTGTTTATCTCGCAGACATTAGCATGTGCCCTACTTTATTGATCCAAGATGCAGATGTAATCATTATATCTTGGAACATCAGATAGTGAACGGGGCCTCGGTGTCACGCCCTAGAGAAACTGGGAGGCGGGGCGGAGAGAGAAGATGCCTTGATTGCCTGGCTCACGCAAAAAGTGTTGTGAAAAATTTGGGAATGAGGTCATGGGCAGGGTGGAACTCTCAGGAACCTTCAGTCCAAAAGACCCGGTCTTGACTCATTATCTCCACCCCATCCAGTCCAGCAGTTCAAGGAGTTTAACAATAATCTAGTTGCACAACGGGATTTGGGAAGTGATTTTCACCTGCTGAAGATGACTtgcaaattattcctttttaagaaaaatatagaataaaaaatCACATGCCTGAAAACCACTAACTTGGTTCTTCTTGAGAATAAAGCAGCTTGCACAAGACAGTCTGCCCTCCAAGAGCCATGCTGAGGCTTTTTAGGGAAAAACCATTAGCCTTTCAGCCTAGGAACTTTGAGTTTGATCCATTTCAGAGAAATTTGTGCATAATATCCATCCTGTTCACCATAGTGAACTCTGTTGTTTGAAATGCAGGCACAACATTTGGGTCCATTCAGTGTGTACTGACGCATCACATTTTCAAAGAACCCTCAATATACTCTACTCATCTGCCTTAGCCATATCTCAAGGCATTAACAGCCTAGCAAAAAACCCAGTatctcacagaatggtttgagttggaagggactttaaagaccatcttgttccatccccctgccctgggcagggacacctcccaccagcccaggttgctccaagccccgtccaacctggccttgaacccctccagggatggggcagccacagcttctctgggcaacctgcgccagggactcaccaccctcacagccaagaatttcttcctaatatctaatctaaatttcccttcttgcagtttaaaatcattcccccttgtcctatcactattgCATCTTTCCGCCAGTTTGGCCTTCACTCTTGGtctttctgcctctgcctgccaTTTAATGACTTCCCACAGACACATTTCACCCTTTTCTTTTACACTCCTTGTTTCAATGCTTTTCCCCCCACATTGCCTTGCGTATGTGAGCCCAGCTGTTCCTCCACCTTCCCCAGCTGTTTCAATTATTCTGTAGGATGccacatttcattttccttataaCATCCCACATCATCTTCTCACTGCTTCTTGCAAACCTTTTTCTTTACACCCATATGGCACAGACAATTACCACCTTATTACGGGATAACTGGTGCCCAAAAGCCACCTAACCTGTCTAAGGACACTCTATACATAAGGGTGGATCTAAGACTTAGACACGCCTAATTATTATTAGTCTTATTTCTTATAACCTGTCATTATAAAGCCAATATTGCACACTAGCTAAATTTACAATGGGGCCAGGGAGACCAAGGCATGGGACAGACACAGGAAAAGGGGCAGAATGAATCCTGCATGTGATGCCCAGAAGAGGTGCTGTTGCGGGACTGCTTTTACTGTTTAAATCCCTTTTCAAGTTGCGACATGAGTTACCAGGAGTGCGGTAGGAGTGCACTGGCCTTTGGGGCAGCTTTCTCCTCAGGATGAAGTGTTAGCTTTGTTGACCTGAGCTGGAAGAAGCAGTTCTATACAGATATTTGCAACAAAAGAGGACCTGGCACCATAATTCAGATATTTCCTCTGGGTAGcagatttctgttttccctttttcttttgtgagaaGAGCCTTTTCTGTCTCTAAGCTGAACTATAAATTCATTTAACAGGGTTCTGAGCCAGCAGATCAGCTCTCATTTAGTCTAATAGCCTTGAAGGAACTGAAAGTCAGTTGCCAGTTTTTCTTGCTGAGATTAGCAGGCTTAATTAGGTAATGAGCCAGAATGGAGATTTAATTAATAGCTTTAGAATTAATAGATTATTAAATTGGATATTAGCACCACACCTCTGCGAGCCATGAAGTGATACAGGAATATGAATCCACTCTGGCAGTATCAGCACATACTGTGAGTACTAAGTATTAAAAATGGATTACTTGCAAGGGTGGAACCGCCATGGTACTCCACTCTAAACAACCCAAAGCTTGGACTCGTGAGCACCCACCTTACTAAGAAACAGGTCTATACACATCTCTACCGTACTTGTATTTTAAGAAGGCCCAGCTGATACCACACCCCTTTCTCCCCCTTTGTCACAGAACAAAAGTGTTATTCCAGGCTGTCTTTGTCTAAATACACAATTGCCACTGCAGTGAGTGCACATCACTGTGTCCTCCGCACCTCTACAAACCTCTTGGTTCTTACTGAGGTTCTTCACCCTTTTGCAGCAACTCAAACACGGAGAAGAAAGTACAAATGTCTTCctcaggggtggggtggggtgagctATGGAGCAACCCTTCAGCTTTATCAATGCTGCTACATCAACTCTTCCCACAGCTGGGGACTTCAGATGACCCAGTAGCCCTCAGAGTCCTGCAACTGGTTATGCAAGGTGGGTCTGACCTGGAAAACCTGCTTGGGTGATGGGTATGTTTTGTGCAGCCTGAGAGGTGAACGTTGGCTAGCTTTGTTACAAAGGTAAACTATACACAGACATGCAAGCTGTTGTTACACCTTAGGCTGCAATTTCACATACCCTCAGGTTTCTATTGAGGAGAGCAGAGCTCGTATGTTAAAGAGCattagttctgttttgtttttaagatgaaaGAAGACCGGTAAGGTTGCACTAGTGTAATTATTCCTAAACTCTGAGCAAATCTCATTTAGTGGTGGGGAACAATTCTTCAGTTCAGAATTATTTGTCTGTATAATTATTTAATCACCACATTTTGTTGCACCGTAGCTAGAAAATGTAACCAAACTTATCCATAAGGGAGGAAATCCATATAACAAGAGAGCTGGGTTTTGCTACTAAATGTTTAGAGACGAGAGTAAATATTCAGGATGCAAATGGGAGATGACTAGACTGAGGTCACCGAGTATGAACTCCCCCTGGGATGAGGGTGAAATTTGCTGAAAGGTGATTCAGTGAGGAGTGTGGAAAGGGCAAAAAATAGAAGGAAGTTATTTTAGCGCCAATGGAAACTGGAGCACACAGTGGTGGCTGAATACAGGGTCTCTTGAATACAGGGTCTCCATAGCAGTGGGGTTTCTAATCTTCCAGGGCCCACTTGACGAAATGCAAACATTTATGGAAAGGTGAACACATGGGTAGATCTCCAGGCTCCACCAAATGTGTCCGCTGACTGTAAGAGAAACTCAGACGCGTATTTTCAAACACCCAAGCGTAGCTATCTCAATCTGGAGCGGCATCTAACCCCTATGTCCCCCTTTCTTCCGTGGCAACCACAGGGTTACACAACCAAGCCCAACTTTCAGGCACAatgacttgttttgttttactgagtGACTGACAGGACAAGCAAGCAGGGATTTTAAGTTCTAAGAAATGGTTGCTGGAGAAGATTGTCATAAATATAAGAGAAAACCTGAGAAAAGGAAGGTGGATGTGGGTGTGGCTTTAAGAAGAAATGAAGTTCCTTTGATTTTGGGAACTGGTGGAAGCATCAGTTTTTCTGGAAAACTACAAATTCTATTATCGATCTAGactctttcttgtggttttttttttttctttttctgttgtcttgTGCTCTACTTGGCCCACAGTCATGAGGTTTCTTACACTTACAATAGAATCGTCTAAGTAAATCATCTCCAACAGCTCCAGATGCAGTGAGAGGAGTAGGCCGCCaacaaaaaaagatatatatttaaagatatatttaatAGGAGTGAACAAAGGGAATCAAGAAAATGTAATGCACAACTTACAATGAACATAGAAGTACAAAGCTGAGATGTTGCTATGGTCTGAGCAATACAATAGCACAGATAATGAAAGAGCAGACAGCAGTGATCTGGTCCCTTCGTTCCTTATTTCACCTTCAGTCTTGCAATTAGGCAAGCCCAAAAAGCCCTGGGTAATATTGGCCCCCCAGTTTGTGCAGTTTTGGAAATAGGTTTCCAGGTGACAGCTCTCAGACCGCGCTGGAAACCTATGTCAAAATATGGTTTGCCAGGATCCAAAGCAGCCTGAAGTTTGCACACTTGATACCCATATTTTTGCCTATTTATTTTGCTATGTGGTGTTTGTTGTTCTCTTACAAGCACTCTCTGCCTGGAATTGCTGTGATAAAATCTGTGGAAAAATGAAGGCTAAAGATAATGTTTTGCTACAATCTGTGATAATAATAGAGGCTATTTCCTTTCATACAAGTGAGCTTTCAGACCAATTTAGAAAATTATAGCTTGGCACAGGTGAGAGCAATAGCAATTAAACCAGCTTCCTCTTCAAGATTTAATCTTAGTATGCAAAGCAGCTGTGTAAGGATCAGAGCACAGTACTGGGATTTCTAAAACCAGAAAATCAATAAAGCTGCCGCCAACAACAACATGCTAGAAAAAATAAGCTGAGGAATCTTTCAGATAATGCTTCAATATTGCTTTATGTGAGGTGAGTTTAAATCTAAAGCTATAAGAACCAAGCCTGGGATTCCTCAGCCAGGTTCTGCTTTACGTCAGTTTGTTGCTCTGTATATAAAGCAACAAATTCTTTAGAGGAAAATACAAAATCCctgatgtttttcctttgtgttttcagtGGTATTTAGCTTTCACCTGGTGAGGGATGATATCTATTTCTCTAGGTCTAAAAGAATTCTTTGATGTAAGACAGCTGAGGTTCAGGTGACGTGAAAGGGGATGTTGAATGACTTTTTTGCAGTTTTGTATCTTATGTTTTAAAAGGATATCAGCAGAGCATAAGGGCTGAGTACAGTTTGAGCTTGAAAGACTGTGTCTGCTCTACTGGTTTCTACCTCACTTAAATCTGCCAGGGGAAAGCATCGGTTACAGAAAGCAAACTGTGGATGGTTCCAGCCAGTAAGGTTTTCTGCATGTGCGTCTTGAACAAGTTTTCtatacactggaaaaaaacctcaaaaagagGTCCCTATGAActtctataaaatatttgttttggtaACTCCTTCAATTGCTTCAGCTGTCAATCACTGTAATTATTAGTTACTTCTCATTCCCACAAATTACATGAGTCATATTATTCTGTGCAGCTTGCTGTCGTATCTCTATCAGCTACATACATTCCTCTGGTCATTATACTGATTTCACGGtcatgaaatgtaaataaaataatatgtattttttttttttagctttagtTTTAATAATTTGCCACAAGAACGTAGctaacagggtttttttatggAAATGTGATTATGTGAATCACAGTATTGGCATTCGTCAGGCCTTGCAAATTTAGTCGCGGTGAGATTATGGACCTGTACTTCAGGTAGTGTTTCCTCTGGATCCTCTAGGCCCACAGGTAATGTACATTGTTCCTCCCCTCATATTGGCCTCCATCAAGCATactcagaaaggaaaattcaatttcttcatagtaactagtatttttttggtgtttatcCTGAAGGCATCTTGGAAGGGGATGATTCCTTGGGAAGAGGAGCTGATAATAAATTGTAAAAGCTTAGAGGGGTGCTTCTCCGTAGCTGAATTTCTAATTGGATTATTGTGCCTGATCCTAGTGCTCACAGGAGTGTCTGGGAACTGCTCTGGTATCTCTTGCTGTCTAATTACTTCGGACATTGTACAGTCATGTAGGAGAACATCTGTCCAAAGGACAGTCCCAAGCCATAAACTCCAGTGCCAAAGCCCCTGGAGTGAGTACACAATGGCCAGGGACTCTAATGGCTGTTTAATGTTAAAAGATCTCCTACTTTTACAGAGGAAAATTCCAGAAGGCCACTGGTTATTATTACCCAAGATGATGAATGATGAACTGGAATCCTGGGCTTACTAGCAGCATGTAGTTTATCCATCTCTGAGCTGCCTTCGCAAGCATTGAGTTTTTAAGAGAAAACCAACCTCAATTTCTGGTGAGTTTTTCAGCAAAAAGACAAGATGTGTGAAGTGCGCACATCCTGCTGTGTGGGATGGGAAATTATCTAATAATCATATGCTGTTATCAAAATGGTTGCAACAAAGGCAGGCATCACCAGGAGAAAACATTCTGTTTCACAAGATGTAGAGAACAGTTGCGTAAAGGTATCTCCCAATTTCTATTATCTATGACAGCCTATAAAAGTGCTTGTAACTCAGGTCTCTGTAGCTGCCTCTGCTGACTTATTCTTCTTGGTGACTGGGTAAGTCTGATTTAACTGAATCCGTTCATAATTATAGATTTGGATTTATAGGTAGCATTAATATGAGGTTATAGAGCCTACCCAATTTTAGGGTAGGACCTTAATCTCTAAAACATTTTACTTGGAAACTGTAACTTGCAAATGGGATGGATATAGACATCACCACGTGTAGCAGTAAAAATGaataagagattaaaaaatgtgGGTGGTAGCAATTCCTAGGAATTGAGCATCTATCTATGGAGACGGGACATTCCAAAAGGACAGACACACGCTTTCCAGAACTTATTTTCGTAATAGGCTATGGGTAAAATGGAGCACTAGAGAGGGGTGGGAGTAGACTTAGGAACCTCTACCCAGTAATTCATCTCGCTTGATTAGTGAGATCTTGTAATGCACAAGTCCGCGTTAGAGTAGAATAGATAGTGCCTtggaaatggtgattttttaaaaaattattattttatattttttaatcacTAACTCTTTAAGTTCTGTGTAGATGACTTGGACACACGTATCTGCATCTGCTGATCTGAATATCATTCACCACATCTACGCAACCCACTTTACTATGACACAGTTTGTTCTTTCACTGCTCTGGCTATAACTTTACCAGGCTGGTGCACTCTCTGCCTTTCAGGTTGACTTGCCTTCTGGAAAGATGTCTACCTATGGACAGATCATTAGCTCCCGCTGTGCTGCGCCATGTGAAGTGACATGCTCGCAACCATATGTCAACTGTTGGAATGAACCATGTGTCAGCTCATGCGGAGATTCAAGAGCAATCGTGTACGCGCCACCTGTTGTCGTGACTTTCCCAGGACCCATTATCAGCTCATGTCCTCAGGAAAGTATTGTGGGAACTGCCATTCCTGAAATTGAAGGTCAGATGGGCTCCGGAGGCGGAGGAATGGGCTCCGGAGGCGGAGGAATGGGCTCTGGCGGTTCCTGTGGCGGAGGCATGGGCTCTGGCGGTGGAGGAATGGGCTCTGGCGGTTCCTGTGGCGGAGGCAGCTCCTATGGGATGGGGTCCCACCATGGTTCAGGTGGTTCTTGTGGTGGCATCGGAGGGGGCTCATATGGTGGGGAGGGCTCATGTGGTGGTGGAATCTACCGTTTGGGAAGTTTTTACCGAAACTCATTTTCTTCAGGATTTGGTAGAAATTATTTCCCCTATTTTTCCAGAGGATACTATAGGTATCGCTATGGAAACTATGGGCCTTTTTAAATCTTTAAGAAAGAGTCATGACTGAAGGAACAGTAAGATACTAACTAGTAGTTGACACACAGACCTGGAAATCAGACTTAACAAGCAGCCTCTGCTCCAGCCAGTGGTAGCAGGAGCTGGGGTTGCTTGGGATTTATTTGCGCTATGTTTTACCTAAGGCTTAAGATGCCAATGTTGTCTCACTTTGTCATTTGCTCACGttatgttttgttctttctgaac encodes:
- the LOC134525762 gene encoding claw keratin-like, with amino-acid sequence MSTYGQIISSRCAAPCEVTCSQPYVNCWNEPCVSSCGDSRAIVYAPPVVVTFPGPIISSCPQESIVGTAIPEIEGQMGSGGGGMGSGGGGMGSGGSCGGGMGSGGGGMGSGGGSYGGEGSCGGGIYRLGSFYRNSFSSGFGRNYFPYFSRGYYRYRYGNYGPF